In Castanea sativa cultivar Marrone di Chiusa Pesio chromosome 6, ASM4071231v1, a single window of DNA contains:
- the LOC142639277 gene encoding peptidyl-prolyl cis-trans isomerase FKBP20-1: MGDAIDLTGDGGVLKTIVRQAKANAVAPKDDLPLVDVHYEGVLAENGEVFDTTREDNTVFSFEVGKGTVIKAWDVALKTMKVGEIAKITCMPEYAYGSAGSPPDIPPNATLIFEVELVACRPRKGSSLGSVSEERARLEELKRQRELAATTKEEEKKKREEAKAAAAARVQAKLESKKGQGKGKGKAK; the protein is encoded by the exons ATGGGTGATGCTATTGATTTAACTGGTGATGGAGGTGTTCTTAAGACAATTGTAAGGCAAGCCAAAGCTAATGCCGTTGCTCCAAAGGATGACCTTCCTCTTGTTGATG TTCATTATGAAGGTGTCCTTGCTGAAAATGGTGAAGTTTTTGATACTACACGGGAGGATAATACTGTGTTCTCTTTTGAGGTTGGAAAGGGCACTGTAATCAAGGCTTGGGACGTTGCATTGAAAACCATGAAG GTTGGGGAAATTGCAAAAATCACTTGCATGCCAGAATATGCCTACGGAAGTGCAGGTTCTCCGCCAGATATCCCACCAAA TGCGACACTTATCTTTGAGGTGGAATTAGTGGCCTGCAGGCCACGGAAGGGTTCAAGTTTGGGTAGCGTTTCAGAGGAGAGGGCTAGGCTTGA AGAGCTGAAAAGGCAGAGGGAGCTTGCTGCTACaaccaaagaagaagagaagaagaagagagaagaagctAAAGCTGCTGCTGCTGCCAGAGTTCAAGCCAAGTTAGAATCCAAGAAAGgtcaaggaaagggaaagggcAAAGCAAAATAA
- the LOC142637989 gene encoding E3 ubiquitin-protein ligase SDIR1, producing MSFVFRGTRGDIETGYPGFIPERRAMRVHTARSVNSNSLAFLVTVLLLFMILNSHQMSPNFLLWLVLGVFLMATTLRMYATCQQLQAQAQAHAAAASGLLGHTELRLHMPPSIALATRGRLQGLRLQLALLDREFDDLDYETLRALDADNVPSLSSMSDEEINALPVHKYKVAAPQNGGQLMQPASSSASAEKQDNAHAVGSTKASDDELTCSVCLEQVNVGELIRSLPCLHQFHANCIDPWLRQQGTCPVCKYRAGSGWQENGQGGMDASYMV from the exons ATGAGCTTTGTTTTCCGAGGGACAAGAGGAGATATAGAAACTGGATATCCAGGATTTATACCTGAGCGGCGTGCAATG CGGGTTCATACGGCGCGTTCTGTTAATTCCAACTCACTAGCTTTTCTCGTCACAG TTCTCTTGCTATTCATGATACTTAACTCACACCAGATGTCGCCTAACTTTCTG CTCTGGCTAGTGCTTGGTGTGTTCTTGATGGCCACAACACTGAGGATGTATGCAACTTGTCAGCAACTTCAAGCTCAGGCCCAAGCTCATGCTGCAGCAGCCAGTGGCTTACTTGGTCATACTGAACTACGGTTGCATATGCCTCCATCCATAGCACTTGCAACAAGAGGGCGTTTACAAGGGCTCAGACTTCAGCTTGCACTTCTTGACAGGGAATTCGATGATCTAG ATTATGAAACTTTGAGAGCACTGGATGCTGATAATGTGCCCTCACTCTCTTCTATGAGTGATGAAGAGATAAATGCCCTTCCAGTCCATAAGTACAAGGTTGCAGCTCCTCAAAA TGGTGGTCAATTGATGCAACCGGCCTCGTCTTCTGCATCTGCTGAG AAGCAAGACAATGCCCATGCAGTTGGGAGCACAAAGGCATCGGATGATGAACTGACTTGCAGTGTTTGCTTGGAGCAAGTTAATGTTGGAGAGCTCATCCGTAGCTTGCCATGCTTGCATCAG TTTCATGCTAACTGCATCGACCCTTGGCTGCGACAACAGGGAACATGCCCTGTTTGTAAATACAGAGCAGGATCTGGGTGGCAGGAAAATGGACAAGGTGGTATGGATGCTTCTTACATGGTTTAA